In the Deinococcus misasensis DSM 22328 genome, one interval contains:
- the gatC gene encoding Asp-tRNA(Asn)/Glu-tRNA(Gln) amidotransferase subunit GatC — translation MITSAEMEHLKKLARLDLSQQETEQIQLEMNKILSYFDKLQELDTEGVEEMQRPISLVNVFRDDVVGDMFTHETAMSLAVEQEEGFFKVPRVVE, via the coding sequence ATGATCACATCCGCCGAGATGGAACACCTGAAGAAGCTGGCCCGACTGGACCTCAGCCAGCAGGAAACCGAGCAGATCCAGCTCGAAATGAACAAAATCCTCAGCTATTTTGACAAACTGCAAGAACTCGACACCGAAGGGGTGGAAGAAATGCAGCGCCCCATCAGTCTGGTCAATGTCTTCCGTGACGATGTGGTGGGCGACATGTTCACCCATGAAACCGCCATGTCTCTGGCCGTTGAGCAGGAAGAAGGCTTTTTCAAAGTCCCCCGAGTGGTTGAGTAA
- a CDS encoding DsbA family protein — protein MAKMIQTEYGEWHVPYRHNELKRFTQQHWFPYFGFFVGLAIFAVGAAITETITKRQDLIQSRQDLLQVLPVLGKRDALVKVIEFTDYACNLCSEEHFKLQERLKPFIQRGEVALFTYNVQRLGDAGIIGTRYEYCVAQHDPRNLQAFMDGVFRNNSGLLGFQDFQNAYQATGGKKASQMVNCQGSPEAVQYQQNLKLYIDKLKVQQILVGYTSLAVQDHMVTDTRNLEQWITETVQNQGKLSAAFKQESQRLY, from the coding sequence ATGGCAAAAATGATCCAGACCGAATACGGCGAATGGCATGTGCCTTACCGTCACAATGAGCTGAAAAGGTTCACCCAGCAGCACTGGTTTCCGTACTTCGGGTTTTTTGTGGGTCTGGCCATTTTTGCAGTGGGTGCTGCCATCACCGAAACCATCACCAAGCGTCAGGACCTGATCCAGAGCAGACAGGACCTCTTGCAGGTGCTGCCTGTGCTGGGCAAGCGGGATGCTCTGGTCAAGGTCATCGAATTCACCGATTACGCCTGCAACCTGTGCTCCGAAGAGCATTTCAAGTTGCAGGAGCGCTTGAAACCCTTCATCCAGCGTGGTGAGGTGGCCCTGTTCACGTACAACGTCCAGAGGCTCGGGGATGCGGGCATCATCGGCACCCGCTACGAATACTGTGTGGCCCAGCATGATCCCAGGAACCTGCAAGCTTTCATGGATGGGGTGTTTCGCAACAACTCGGGGTTGCTGGGATTTCAGGATTTTCAGAATGCTTATCAGGCCACAGGGGGCAAAAAAGCCAGTCAGATGGTCAACTGTCAGGGTTCTCCTGAGGCTGTGCAGTACCAGCAAAACCTGAAGCTCTACATCGACAAACTGAAGGTGCAGCAGATTCTGGTGGGGTACACCTCTCTGGCGGTGCAGGACCACATGGTCACGGACACCCGCAACCTTGAACAGTGGATCACCGAGACGGTGCAAAATCAGGGCAAGCTGTCTGCTGCTTTCAAGCAGGAATCCCAGAGGCTGTACTGA
- the hisC gene encoding histidinol-phosphate transaminase, with amino-acid sequence MTQSIRKAVKDTPAYPFQAIDVPVKLDQNENPYDFPAELKAKVAERILSVPFNRYPDLHADRLKVAIGKYENWNPEGIVVTPGSNVLLHQLTSLAGLRQRVLTVKPTFAVYTLEASLLESELTLVPLNADFSLPVEALKAELQKGGPGIFYITEPHAPTGKLDSKEEVEALLEVAQQHGWLSVVDEAYYQFGGNDFRYTVEKYRNVIITRTFSKAWGLAGLRLGYALTTVELATELQKLVSAFNVNALTTAAVEVALENPEYVQKIADEQCSERDRMVEALQKHPTWKVYPSATNFFLVRTPNASEAYQGLIQHGVLVRRQDSGFMLEGVLRVSVGTPEENDTFLDAAFKVQAE; translated from the coding sequence ATGACGCAGTCGATTCGCAAAGCCGTGAAGGACACCCCTGCCTACCCCTTTCAGGCCATTGATGTTCCGGTCAAACTGGACCAGAACGAAAACCCTTACGATTTTCCTGCCGAACTGAAAGCCAAAGTCGCCGAGCGCATCCTCTCGGTGCCGTTCAACCGTTACCCTGACCTGCACGCAGACCGCCTGAAGGTGGCCATCGGCAAGTACGAGAACTGGAACCCCGAGGGCATCGTGGTGACCCCGGGCAGCAATGTGCTGCTGCATCAACTCACTTCTCTGGCCGGACTGCGCCAACGGGTCCTGACCGTAAAACCCACCTTTGCGGTTTACACCTTGGAGGCCAGTTTGCTGGAGTCGGAACTGACGCTGGTTCCCCTGAATGCAGATTTCAGCCTGCCCGTGGAGGCCCTGAAAGCCGAACTGCAAAAAGGTGGCCCCGGCATTTTCTACATCACCGAGCCCCATGCCCCGACTGGAAAACTGGACAGCAAAGAAGAAGTGGAAGCCCTGCTGGAAGTCGCCCAGCAGCACGGCTGGCTTTCGGTGGTGGATGAGGCGTATTACCAGTTTGGCGGCAACGATTTCCGCTACACCGTGGAAAAATACCGCAACGTGATCATCACCCGCACCTTCTCCAAAGCGTGGGGGCTGGCCGGCTTGCGCCTCGGGTATGCCCTGACCACTGTGGAACTGGCCACCGAACTGCAAAAACTGGTTTCCGCCTTCAACGTGAACGCCCTGACCACCGCTGCCGTGGAAGTGGCCCTGGAAAACCCCGAGTACGTGCAAAAAATCGCCGACGAGCAGTGCAGTGAACGGGACCGCATGGTGGAAGCCCTGCAAAAGCACCCCACCTGGAAGGTGTATCCTTCGGCCACCAATTTCTTTCTGGTGCGCACCCCCAACGCCTCCGAAGCCTATCAGGGCCTGATTCAGCATGGTGTGCTGGTGCGCCGTCAGGACAGCGGATTCATGCTGGAAGGGGTTTTGCGGGTGTCTGTGGGCACCCCTGAAGAAAACGACACCTTTCTGGACGCTGCCTTCAAAGTTCAAGCCGAGTGA
- the serS gene encoding serine--tRNA ligase: protein MLDLKFIRENAETVRTAIQQKRVNLNLDELLAVDQQVSEMKKTVEAKQTERNQNAKLVPKATPEERPVLIQKGKDLSEELKTLEADLREKQEALRLLLLKVPNVPLDGVPVGRDDEENVEIRREGELPTFDFEPRDHITLLENKDWADFERVGNVSGSRSYLLKGDMVLLEMAILNFAMTYLSQNGFTPMSVSALVRPEAFWGTGHFPGGEDQVYKVEGDDLMLAGTAEVPVNFLHAKEVLSEDQLPITYAAISGAFRSEAGSAGRDVKGLIRVHEFKKVEQYVICKGNLEESQAWFYKLLSNAEGILKALELPYRVIQNCTGDMGAGKVWMYDIESWVPSEQKYRETHSCSNLGDWQARRTGIRYKDKDGKMQFPHTLNNTGIASPRILVPFLENHQQKDGSIRIPEALRPFLGGRDRIG from the coding sequence ATGCTTGACCTGAAATTCATCCGTGAAAACGCCGAAACCGTCCGAACCGCCATCCAGCAAAAACGCGTGAACCTCAACCTCGATGAACTTCTGGCCGTGGACCAGCAGGTCAGCGAGATGAAAAAGACCGTGGAGGCGAAGCAAACCGAGCGCAACCAGAACGCCAAACTGGTGCCCAAAGCCACCCCCGAGGAGCGTCCGGTCCTGATTCAGAAAGGCAAAGACCTCTCTGAGGAACTGAAAACCTTGGAAGCAGACCTGCGTGAAAAACAGGAAGCCCTGCGCTTGCTGCTTCTGAAAGTGCCCAACGTGCCTTTAGACGGGGTGCCTGTGGGCCGCGACGACGAAGAAAACGTGGAAATTCGCCGTGAAGGCGAGCTGCCCACTTTTGACTTTGAACCCAGAGACCACATCACCCTGCTGGAAAACAAAGACTGGGCAGACTTTGAACGGGTTGGCAATGTCTCGGGCAGCCGTTCTTACCTGCTCAAAGGGGACATGGTGCTGCTGGAAATGGCGATCCTGAATTTCGCCATGACTTACCTGTCCCAGAACGGTTTTACCCCCATGAGCGTGTCTGCTCTGGTGCGTCCAGAGGCTTTCTGGGGCACCGGGCACTTCCCCGGAGGCGAAGATCAGGTCTACAAAGTCGAGGGAGACGACCTGATGCTGGCCGGAACCGCCGAAGTGCCTGTGAACTTCCTGCACGCCAAAGAGGTGCTCTCCGAAGACCAGCTTCCCATCACGTATGCTGCCATCTCGGGAGCATTCCGCAGTGAAGCGGGTTCAGCAGGTCGCGATGTGAAGGGCCTGATCCGCGTTCACGAGTTCAAAAAAGTGGAACAGTACGTGATCTGCAAAGGCAACCTTGAAGAATCACAGGCGTGGTTCTACAAGCTGCTCTCCAACGCAGAAGGCATCCTGAAGGCTCTGGAATTGCCTTATCGGGTGATCCAGAACTGCACCGGAGACATGGGTGCAGGCAAAGTCTGGATGTACGACATCGAAAGCTGGGTGCCCAGCGAACAGAAGTACCGCGAGACCCATTCCTGCTCGAACCTCGGGGACTGGCAGGCCAGAAGAACCGGCATCCGCTACAAAGACAAAGACGGCAAGATGCAGTTCCCACACACCCTGAACAACACCGGGATTGCCAGCCCACGCATTCTGGTGCCCTTTCTGGAAAACCACCAGCAGAAAGACGGCTCGATCCGCATTCCAGAGGCCCTGCGTCCCTTCCTCGGTGGACGGGATCGCATCGGCTGA
- a CDS encoding DUF402 domain-containing protein, with translation MHPIKVSLHDTLLYLHTEPKGVRPVDHYEVTDFGLYVARPFQNHPRIQSWEAHLIPRLGLQVNVFHYFEGHKASHDFYLDIMRIERKGHQWCTEDYYLDLLVFQGSHVQMLDTDEYLHAVQDGTLSADQASFALMTAHKTMNELGAFGYDLDAWLASEGIELFWKQRELVGQ, from the coding sequence ATGCATCCCATCAAGGTCAGTCTGCATGACACGTTGCTGTATCTGCATACCGAACCCAAGGGCGTGCGGCCTGTGGACCATTATGAGGTCACCGACTTCGGTCTGTACGTTGCCCGTCCGTTTCAGAACCATCCCAGAATCCAGAGCTGGGAGGCCCACCTGATCCCGAGATTGGGATTGCAGGTGAACGTGTTCCATTACTTTGAGGGCCACAAGGCCAGCCATGACTTTTACCTCGACATCATGCGGATCGAGCGAAAAGGGCACCAGTGGTGCACGGAAGATTACTATCTGGACCTTTTGGTGTTTCAGGGCAGCCATGTGCAGATGCTGGACACCGACGAATACTTGCATGCTGTGCAGGATGGCACCCTTTCTGCGGACCAGGCCTCTTTTGCCCTGATGACCGCCCACAAGACCATGAATGAACTCGGGGCGTTTGGGTACGATCTGGATGCGTGGCTGGCCTCGGAAGGCATCGAGCTGTTCTGGAAACAGCGTGAACTGGTGGGCCAGTAA